In one Pseudomonas purpurea genomic region, the following are encoded:
- the rplA gene encoding 50S ribosomal protein L1 — MAKLTKRQKAIAGKIEAGKAYSFVDAAALLTELSTVKFSESVDVAVNLGVDPRKSDQVVRSATVLPHGTGKTVRVAVFTQGPAAEAALAAGADRVGMDDLAAEMKGGDLNYDVVIASPDAMRVVGQLGQILGPRGLMPNPKVGTVTPDVANAVKNAKAGQVRYRTDKNGIIHTSVGKVGFDAVKLKENVEALIADLKRIKPASSKGIYVKRVTLSTTMGPGLVIDQGSLDV; from the coding sequence ATGGCTAAGCTGACTAAGCGCCAAAAGGCTATCGCCGGCAAAATCGAAGCAGGCAAGGCCTATAGCTTCGTTGACGCAGCTGCTCTCCTGACCGAGCTGTCGACTGTCAAGTTCAGCGAGTCGGTAGACGTCGCTGTAAACCTGGGTGTTGACCCGCGTAAATCTGACCAGGTTGTTCGTAGCGCTACTGTGCTGCCACACGGCACTGGCAAGACTGTTCGCGTTGCAGTGTTCACCCAAGGCCCAGCAGCTGAGGCTGCTCTGGCTGCCGGCGCTGATCGCGTAGGCATGGACGACCTGGCTGCCGAAATGAAAGGCGGCGACCTGAACTATGACGTAGTTATTGCATCCCCGGATGCAATGCGCGTTGTAGGTCAGTTGGGTCAGATCCTCGGTCCACGTGGTCTGATGCCTAACCCTAAAGTCGGCACCGTAACTCCAGACGTAGCTAACGCGGTTAAAAACGCCAAGGCTGGTCAGGTTCGTTATCGCACCGACAAAAACGGCATCATCCACACTTCCGTTGGCAAGGTCGGTTTCGACGCCGTCAAGCTGAAGGAAAACGTTGAAGCCCTGATCGCTGATCTGAAGCGTATCAAGCCAGCTTCTTCGAAAGGTATCTACGTCAAGCGCGTTACCCTGAGCACCACTATGGGCCCAGGTCTGGTCATCGACCAAGGCTCGCTGGACGTATAA
- the secE gene encoding preprotein translocase subunit SecE codes for MTPKAEAQGSRFDLLKWLVVVALVVVGVVGNQYYSASPILYRVLALLAIAAVAAFVGLQTAKGKSFFVLVKEARTEIRKVVWPTRQETTQTTLIVVAVVLVMALLLWGLDSLLGWLVSLIVG; via the coding sequence ATGACTCCTAAGGCTGAAGCTCAAGGCTCTCGCTTCGATCTGCTCAAGTGGCTTGTAGTAGTCGCTTTGGTGGTTGTTGGCGTTGTTGGCAATCAGTATTATTCTGCTTCGCCGATCCTGTACCGTGTACTCGCTTTGCTTGCTATTGCTGCTGTAGCTGCCTTTGTAGGCCTGCAGACTGCCAAGGGCAAGTCTTTCTTTGTACTGGTCAAGGAAGCTCGCACCGAAATTCGTAAAGTCGTGTGGCCAACTCGCCAAGAAACCACGCAGACCACCCTGATTGTGGTGGCTGTTGTTCTGGTTATGGCGTTGCTGTTGTGGGGGCTTGATTCCCTGCTCGGTTGGCTTGTTTCCTTGATTGTTGGCTAA
- the birA gene encoding bifunctional biotin--[acetyl-CoA-carboxylase] ligase/biotin operon repressor BirA: MLTLLKLLGDGRFHSGQVLGAALGISRSAVWKQLQHLEAELGLSIHKVRGRGYQLATPVALLDPVEISRYSAACAWPVFVFDSIDSTNAEALRSIERGVAAPFVVLAERQVSGRGRRGRKWVSPIAENIYYSLVLRMDGGMRQLEGLSLVVGLAVMRTLRELGVTGAGLKWPNDVLVGRKKIAGILLELVGDPADVCHVVLGVGINVNMQVADEVDQQWSSMRLEAGRAFDRNHVVALLNDVLQEHLSRHRSEGFVALQGEWENGHLWQGCSVSLVAGVNQVDGVVMGINGQGALRLSVGGVEKVFSGGELSLRLRDDS, encoded by the coding sequence ATGCTGACGTTGTTAAAACTCCTGGGGGATGGCCGTTTCCATTCGGGCCAAGTGCTGGGTGCTGCCTTGGGCATCAGTCGTAGTGCTGTGTGGAAGCAACTCCAGCATCTTGAGGCTGAGTTGGGTCTTTCAATTCACAAGGTGCGTGGTCGTGGTTATCAGCTTGCCACACCGGTTGCGCTGCTCGACCCTGTCGAGATATCTCGGTATTCGGCTGCTTGTGCCTGGCCAGTATTCGTCTTTGACTCTATTGACTCCACCAATGCCGAGGCTCTGCGCTCTATTGAGAGAGGCGTGGCTGCGCCGTTTGTAGTGCTTGCTGAGCGACAAGTTTCTGGTCGCGGGCGGCGTGGTCGCAAGTGGGTAAGTCCAATTGCGGAGAACATTTACTACAGTCTTGTTCTGCGTATGGATGGCGGTATGCGCCAGCTGGAGGGGCTTAGCCTTGTTGTCGGTCTTGCGGTTATGCGAACACTGCGTGAACTGGGTGTTACAGGCGCGGGCTTGAAGTGGCCCAATGATGTCCTGGTTGGTCGGAAAAAAATCGCGGGCATATTATTAGAGTTGGTTGGTGATCCGGCTGACGTGTGTCATGTGGTTTTGGGCGTTGGGATCAATGTGAATATGCAGGTCGCGGATGAGGTCGATCAGCAATGGTCTTCTATGCGGCTTGAGGCGGGTCGCGCGTTTGATCGTAATCACGTTGTAGCGCTTCTGAATGATGTGCTTCAGGAGCATTTGAGTCGTCACCGGTCTGAAGGGTTTGTAGCGCTTCAGGGTGAGTGGGAAAACGGGCATCTGTGGCAAGGGTGCTCGGTTTCACTGGTTGCCGGCGTTAACCAGGTTGACGGTGTGGTTATGGGGATCAATGGGCAAGGCGCTTTGCGTTTGAGTGTCGGTGGTGTGGAAAAGGTCTTTAGTGGCGGAGAGCTAAGTCTGAGGTTGCGTGATGATTCTTGA
- the nusG gene encoding transcription termination/antitermination protein NusG: MAKRWYVVHAYSGYEKHVMRSLVERVKLAGMEDGFGEILVPTEEVVEMRNGQKRKSERKFFPGYVLVQMDMNEGTWHLVKDTPRVMGFIGGTADKPAPITDKEAEAILRRVADGSDKPKPKTLFEPGEVVRVTDGPFADFNGTVEEVNYEKSRIQVAVLIFGRSTPVELEFSQVEKV, encoded by the coding sequence GTGGCTAAGCGTTGGTATGTTGTGCATGCTTACTCGGGTTACGAGAAGCATGTTATGCGCTCGCTGGTAGAGCGCGTGAAGCTGGCAGGCATGGAAGATGGCTTCGGCGAAATTCTGGTTCCCACTGAAGAAGTGGTTGAAATGCGTAATGGCCAGAAGCGCAAAAGCGAACGTAAGTTCTTCCCTGGCTATGTGTTGGTCCAGATGGATATGAACGAGGGTACTTGGCACTTGGTCAAGGATACTCCTCGGGTGATGGGTTTCATCGGCGGTACCGCTGATAAGCCAGCACCAATCACAGATAAAGAGGCAGAAGCAATTCTGCGTCGTGTTGCTGATGGCAGCGACAAGCCGAAGCCGAAGACGTTGTTCGAGCCGGGCGAAGTGGTTCGTGTTACCGATGGTCCATTTGCTGATTTTAATGGCACTGTCGAAGAAGTTAACTACGAAAAGAGCCGGATCCAAGTGGCGGTGCTCATTTTCGGTCGCTCTACTCCGGTAGAGCTAGAGTTCAGCCAGGTCGAAAAGGTCTAA
- a CDS encoding pantothenate kinase, whose protein sequence is MILELDCGNSFIKWRVLHADAASLFAEGVVDSDRALLESLGSCDGLALRHCRLVSVRTSEETGALVSLLEDAFAVTVSCAVPAREMSGVRNGYDDYERLGLDRWLAMLGGFHLAAGACLVLDFGTALTADFIAADGEHLGGFICPGMPLMRNQLRTHTRRIRYDDLSAARALENLEPGRTTVEAVERGCVHMLRGFVLAQMELARSYWGSEFAVFLTGGDAVLVAGMVPEALVVPDLVFVGLGMACPLS, encoded by the coding sequence ATGATTCTTGAGCTCGACTGCGGAAATAGCTTCATTAAGTGGCGAGTGCTGCATGCGGATGCTGCGAGCTTGTTTGCGGAAGGGGTGGTTGACTCGGATCGTGCCCTCCTGGAAAGCCTGGGCAGCTGTGATGGCCTTGCTCTTCGACATTGTCGTCTTGTCAGTGTGCGGACGAGTGAGGAGACCGGTGCGCTTGTTTCCTTGTTGGAGGATGCATTTGCGGTCACTGTTTCTTGTGCTGTGCCCGCTCGTGAGATGTCTGGCGTTCGCAATGGTTATGATGATTACGAGCGGCTAGGGCTTGATCGCTGGCTTGCAATGCTTGGTGGCTTTCATCTCGCCGCTGGAGCGTGCCTGGTGCTCGACTTTGGCACGGCGCTAACGGCGGATTTTATTGCGGCAGATGGTGAGCACCTGGGAGGATTCATTTGCCCAGGGATGCCATTGATGCGAAATCAGTTGCGCACGCATACTCGGCGAATCCGTTATGACGACCTTTCAGCCGCAAGGGCGCTGGAGAATCTCGAGCCGGGTCGAACAACAGTAGAGGCTGTGGAGCGCGGGTGCGTGCACATGCTGAGGGGCTTTGTCCTTGCTCAGATGGAGCTTGCCCGTAGTTACTGGGGGAGCGAGTTCGCAGTATTCCTCACGGGTGGTGATGCAGTTCTTGTTGCGGGCATGGTGCCGGAGGCGCTGGTGGTTCCGGATCTTGTATTTGTAGGATTGGGCATGGCTTGCCCATTGTCCTGA
- the rplL gene encoding 50S ribosomal protein L7/L12 yields MSLTNDQIIEAIGEKSVLEIVELIKAMEEKFGVSAAAASAGPAAVAAVVEEQTEFNVMLTEAGEKKVNVIKAVRELTGLGLKEAKAVVDGAPAMVLEAVSKDAADKAKATLEEAGAKVELK; encoded by the coding sequence ATGTCTCTGACTAACGACCAAATCATCGAAGCAATCGGCGAAAAATCCGTTCTGGAAATCGTTGAGCTGATCAAGGCCATGGAAGAGAAGTTCGGCGTTTCCGCTGCCGCTGCTTCCGCAGGTCCTGCTGCTGTTGCTGCCGTTGTTGAAGAACAAACTGAATTCAACGTCATGCTGACCGAAGCTGGCGAGAAGAAAGTTAACGTGATCAAGGCAGTACGTGAACTGACCGGTCTGGGCCTGAAAGAAGCCAAGGCTGTAGTTGACGGCGCTCCTGCCATGGTTCTGGAAGCTGTTTCGAAAGACGCAGCTGACAAAGCCAAAGCAACTCTGGAAGAAGCAGGCGCTAAAGTCGAGCTGAAGTAA
- the tuf gene encoding elongation factor Tu: MAKEKFERNKPHVNVGTIGHVDHGKTTLTAALTRVCSEVFGSAKVDFDKIDSAPEEKARGITINTAHVEYDSAVRHYAHVDCPGHADYVKNMITGAAQMDGAILVCSAADGPMPQTREHILLSRQVGVPYIVVFLNKADMVDDAELLELVEMEVRDLLSTYDFPGDDTPIIIGSALMALNGQDDNEMGTTAVKKLVETLDSYIPQPERAIDKPFLMPIEDVFSISGRGTVVTGRVERGIVRIQEEVEIVGLRDTVKTTCTGVEMFRKLLDEGRAGENCGVLLRGTKRDDVERGQVLVKPGTVKPHTKFTAEVYVLSKEEGGRHTPFFKGYRPQFYFRTTDVTGNCELPEGVEMVMPGDNVQMTVTLIKTIAMEDGLRFAIREGGRTVGAGVVAKVIE, translated from the coding sequence ATGGCTAAGGAAAAGTTCGAACGTAATAAGCCGCACGTCAACGTAGGTACTATCGGTCACGTTGACCATGGTAAAACTACTCTGACTGCAGCTCTGACTCGCGTCTGCTCCGAGGTTTTCGGTTCGGCAAAGGTTGACTTCGACAAGATCGATAGCGCCCCAGAAGAAAAAGCTCGTGGCATCACCATTAATACTGCTCACGTTGAGTACGATTCGGCTGTGCGTCACTATGCGCACGTTGACTGCCCGGGTCACGCCGACTACGTAAAAAACATGATCACCGGTGCTGCTCAGATGGACGGTGCTATCCTGGTTTGCTCGGCCGCTGATGGTCCGATGCCGCAAACTCGTGAGCACATCCTGCTGTCCCGTCAGGTTGGCGTTCCGTATATCGTTGTCTTCCTGAACAAGGCTGACATGGTTGACGATGCTGAGTTGCTGGAGCTGGTAGAGATGGAAGTGCGTGATCTGCTGAGCACTTACGATTTCCCAGGTGATGACACTCCGATCATCATTGGTTCGGCGCTTATGGCTCTGAACGGTCAAGACGACAACGAGATGGGTACTACTGCCGTCAAGAAGTTGGTTGAGACTCTGGATAGCTACATCCCGCAACCTGAGCGCGCTATTGATAAGCCGTTCCTGATGCCGATTGAAGACGTATTCTCGATCTCTGGTCGTGGTACGGTTGTGACTGGTCGTGTTGAGCGTGGCATCGTTCGCATTCAGGAAGAAGTTGAGATTGTTGGTCTTCGTGACACGGTCAAAACTACCTGTACTGGTGTTGAGATGTTCCGTAAGCTGCTTGACGAAGGTCGTGCTGGTGAGAACTGTGGCGTACTGCTGCGTGGCACCAAGCGTGATGATGTTGAGCGTGGTCAGGTCCTGGTTAAGCCGGGTACCGTTAAGCCGCACACCAAGTTTACGGCAGAAGTTTACGTTCTGAGCAAGGAAGAGGGTGGGCGTCATACTCCATTCTTCAAGGGCTACCGTCCGCAGTTCTACTTCCGTACGACTGATGTGACTGGTAACTGTGAGCTGCCAGAAGGTGTTGAGATGGTAATGCCAGGTGATAACGTCCAGATGACGGTCACTCTGATCAAGACCATTGCGATGGAGGACGGTCTGCGTTTCGCTATCCGTGAAGGCGGTCGTACTGTCGGCGCTGGTGTCGTGGCCAAGGTCATCGAGTAA
- the rplJ gene encoding 50S ribosomal protein L10, giving the protein MAIKLEDKKAIVAEVNEAAQVALSAVVADARGVTVGAMTGLRKEAREAGVYVRVVRNTLLKRAVAGTQYDVLNDVFTGPTLIAFSKEHPGAAARIFKEFAKGQDKFEIKAAAFEGKFLAANQIDVLASLPTRDEAISQLMSVIQGATSKLARTLAALRDQKEAAAA; this is encoded by the coding sequence GTGGCAATTAAACTCGAAGACAAGAAGGCCATCGTCGCTGAAGTCAACGAGGCTGCCCAAGTTGCCCTGTCTGCTGTTGTGGCTGATGCCCGCGGCGTGACAGTTGGCGCTATGACCGGACTCCGTAAAGAGGCTCGTGAAGCTGGCGTTTACGTACGTGTTGTACGTAACACCTTGCTCAAGCGCGCCGTTGCTGGCACTCAATATGACGTGCTCAACGACGTGTTCACAGGCCCGACCCTGATTGCATTCTCCAAAGAACATCCGGGCGCTGCTGCCCGTATCTTCAAAGAGTTCGCAAAGGGTCAGGATAAGTTCGAGATCAAGGCAGCTGCGTTCGAGGGCAAGTTCCTCGCAGCTAATCAGATCGACGTACTGGCAAGCCTGCCGACCCGTGACGAAGCAATCTCCCAGCTGATGAGCGTGATTCAAGGCGCTACCAGCAAATTGGCTCGTACTCTGGCGGCACTTCGCGACCAGAAAGAAGCTGCTGCAGCCTAA
- the rplK gene encoding 50S ribosomal protein L11, with protein MAKKITAYIKLQVKAAQANPSPPVGPALGQHGVNIMEFCKAFNARTQGLEAGLPTPVIITVYSDRSFTFETKSTPASVLLKKAAGLTSGSARPNTVKVGTVTRAQLEEIAKTKNADLTAADMEAAVRTIAGSARSMGLNVEGV; from the coding sequence ATGGCCAAGAAGATTACCGCTTACATCAAGCTGCAAGTGAAGGCCGCTCAGGCTAACCCAAGCCCACCTGTTGGTCCTGCACTGGGTCAGCATGGCGTGAATATCATGGAATTCTGCAAGGCTTTCAACGCCCGTACTCAGGGTCTTGAAGCAGGTCTGCCGACTCCAGTGATCATCACTGTCTACAGCGACCGTAGCTTCACGTTTGAAACCAAGTCGACTCCGGCTTCGGTTCTGCTGAAGAAGGCTGCTGGTTTGACTAGCGGTTCCGCTCGTCCAAACACCGTTAAGGTTGGCACCGTAACTCGTGCTCAGCTGGAAGAAATCGCGAAAACCAAAAACGCGGATCTGACTGCAGCTGATATGGAAGCAGCCGTGCGTACTATCGCCGGTTCTGCTCGTAGCATGGGCCTTAACGTGGAGGGTGTGTAA